In Drosophila pseudoobscura strain MV-25-SWS-2005 chromosome 4, UCI_Dpse_MV25, whole genome shotgun sequence, the following proteins share a genomic window:
- the kis gene encoding AF4/FMR2 family member 4 isoform X2, with protein sequence MEVIKPMDFSSFSAFCEHLNKSSVAAAASASAAAAATVTATATTTTTVPCLNNGNGIYLEKMERQGKMEMAAKEREAQRLQLIPKKWNRREEYEFLRVLTGYGVDLHLSTPMGGSGSSLSPDWTKFKQMAHLERKSDETLTDYYKVFVAMCKRQAGLKLSESERGLEGIIEEIEKEHAKLILDRLELLGKLREVSRHPHLEERLKMCAMNADTPDWWEPGRHDKELIAAVLKHGLYRSETFIFNDPNFSFCESEKRFIRELEAQIQRTIKLEAFNAEKLAAAEKAAAAVAAAATAAAAAAAAATAVKNEVIDLDDELMTDESVIKKEATPATTPVKDEVKAEEESPEKKKETPESPTEASAKKSEEAETASVAEETEEDTSKIKDEDTDTVKAESSPEKEVISADAEEKSSEAEKDTSAAEVTDESKSSEDLAKMEVDEPIAENGEDKEETTLPEVEAEDASIESTSAEEKEKKSKASEEAKEKPESVEEEMETKTSKMETEDVAATEEKAKSPAVESSPEKELSTEKEEETSAEEPTEDKTDNKDKENENEEKKEKETPAEETEASAEKTPTPDVAEAENTNQVTPKKATEKPASEEEILDLVAAGPPTDPDDDEVMKEKEKAVEEECKKQAAELKARFPDLEVIQPATVKQQKLEKPKLEMCMIRWFKDFALERRIAHIVTCVEANKWPVDSKYSAFASCKGATDLNIALHESIPHLMNSVERRRSTTPDVITITTDQGVTKHLQASQMQLSNVAASSSISSSTGGGQPSSGIGSSLKQSTAHTHTPTLPGLDANSINAAVAAAVAAAASGGNPTSLSSLLPGMSLSAATGSSGGSSSVGVGGGLNVPSGMSSSAGKKRKRHIAIDVETERAKLHALLNSSTMAPKDWESEIANMEALTGTGTGSGRGRGGGSSSAALSGMQPPPAHQHTSLSRQQSSGQFSKPAVPAMKTPPPSMGAPMDLSSSLPKMNMTEMLKSASSAGAIDLSEVQDFSMPSRKSSVHAALSSAFPSSMGGSKSKLDDTLNKLMKKNNCTIEEPVIGKEKKRKKLDEIVLGLSAAKEQKTFPDPSLPSSKKPQIPPSVSVTPANMQSSSSQQQQSNQKPFTITVTTVPGKSKGGSSGGGGGGASSSGSSGGGGLSALQNMAMGGLSSKDSLNALLAQTMATDPQTFLKQQQKMMQFLPPAQRKAYENMLAEMEQAMKLSSKYSNSPHDTKVNKWLSDMTSPLSDQLSIDYVGGGGGGGGGNSSAGGSSNSRRSNRGGGGSSQQSASAAQLQKQQQQQQQQQQQQQQQQQQQQQQQQQQQQQQQQQQQSMAGPQNLTGEEPVPVINKQTGKRLGGNKAPQLKRLMQWLTDNPNYEVDPKWLEQMQNPMSAPSPKPSSMDSYGSPAVKSHGGRPSSNSSNASSSSHNQQQQQQQQQQQQQQQQSAAQSSAGNQSSQSKKSSRQQSAAAAALDQAALQFSSLAGLNPSLLANLPGLGGFDPKNPLAAFDPKNPLLSMPFGGMPGMANLPGLGNLNNMNLFASLAGMGGLGNLAGMDANSLAALMAAAGPTLGGLTGTSGGGSGKSQSQVGGGGGGNSSSSSKKKQQQQSEAAQLAAAAAAAAAVNAGGGSSGGGGGGQGGKNSAASQASQLAAGFPFLFPNPSLLYPPMGLGGLNPYSLGSSGLGSAYDQLAQQYNLLNGVAATSSAANTSSTQSKSHQSQSKSSNSRNSSAAANAAASNSAANLMNAMASMSGGQNVASTVTTPSSSSSGRGRQSSSRNAQATPTAADMAQLSSLLMPGADPHLLESLSRMSSMDLAQATRLMSSLGMPPLPTPSSSGSSSASSKRAAAAAAANEANAANAAAQAEKMAAKEQQKWFESLARGALPTDLAALQAFSQGKMPSTSSSSGGGNSSSSKSSKSASNAAAAAAAAAAAAAAQLPQIPGMSSDFSQAFLAEMAAQAMAAAGGSLPLSGPGSLASLAGLTGGSQGNSSSGGNSNSSASKRQREQDAFKQQMDYYTKTLGLGSGISLIPTSSSGGSSSSSANAAAAAYAAALDAEQQHHQQQQQQQQQQQQKSKRSRSEMHHTKEELANAAAALAAGLPLNLGASMSSIEKSLRAGSSSSSSSTPAPMSVEQDKVTLTPLNSGGGGSSSSNAAAAGLAANLPSQTTITIAPPISSGASTSSERSERSESRISLTITNAADAAKLPPPYEEADELIIQPILKKPAAPGSSHGGSIEDLDAVGNTSAANLSGSSSSSAAAAAAAAAEENRRSSNRLKRPRSGNDQAAAMEQPPEKRRELRSTRHTRQSADAATLNLSAGSESEDRNE encoded by the exons AAAATGGAACGCCAGGGCAAGATGGAGATGGCGGCCAAGGAGCGCGAGGCCCAGCGATTACAGCTCATTCCCAAGAAATGGAATCGCCGCGAGGAGTACGAGTTCCTGCGCGTTCTCACCGGCTACGGtgtggatttgcatttgaGCACACCCATGGGAGGCAGTGGAAGCAGCCTCAGTCCCGATTGGACAAAATTCAAACAGATGGCCCATCTGGAGCGCAAGAGCGACGAAACGCTGACGGACTACTACAAGGTCTTTGTGGCCATGTGCAAGCGCCAGGCGGGGCTCAAGCTGAGCGAATCGGAGCGCGGACTAGAGGGCATCATTGAGGAGATCGAGAAGGAGCATGCCAAGCTCATACTGGACCGACTGGAGCTGCTCGGGAAGCTGCGCGAAGTGTCGCGTCATCCGCATCTGGAGGAGCGCCTCAAGATGTGCGCCATGAATGCGGACACCCCCGACTGGTGGGAGCCGGGCCGCCACGACAAGGAACTGATTGCAGCAGTGCTCAAGCACGGACTGTATCGCTCGGAGACGTTCATCTTCAATGATCCCAACTTTAGCTTTTGCGAGTCGGAGAAGCGTTTCATCCGGGAGTTGGAGGCACAGATTCAGCGCACCATTAAGCTGGAGGCCTTCAATGCGGAGAAGCTGGCCGCGGCAGAgaaggcagcagcggcggtggcagcagcagcaaccgctgcagcggcagcagcagcagcagcgactgctGTTAAGAACGAGGTGATCGACTTGGACGATGAACTGATGACCGATGAGAGTGTAATCAAAAAGGAGGCAACTCCCGCCACTACGCCCGTCAAAGATGAGGTcaaggcggaggaggagagccccgagaagaagaaggaaacACCTGAATCCCCAACGGAAGCCTCCGCCAAGAAGAGCGAGGAGGCAGAGACAGCGTCTGTTGCAGAGGAAACAGAGGAAGATACGTCCAAAATCAAGGAtgaagatacagatacagtcaAGGCAGAGTCCTCTCCAGAGAAGGAAGTCATCTCCGCAGACGCAGAGGAAAAGTCCAGCGAAGCTGAGAAGGATACATCTGCTGCAGAAGTCACAGACGAGTCGAAATCCAGCGAAGACCTAGCGAAAATGGAAGTGGATGAGCCGATAGCCGAAAATGGAGAGGATAAAGAAGAGACGACATTACCAGAAGTCGAGGCAGAGGATGCATCCATAGAGTCCACATCTgcggaggagaaggagaagaaatCTAAAGCCAGCGAAGAGGCCAAGGAAAAACCCGAATCCGTTGAAGaggaaatggaaacgaaaaCATCCAAAATGGAGACTGAagatgtggctgccacagaggAGAAGGCGAAATCTCCTGCCGTGGAATCATCCCCAGAGAAGGAGCTCTCCACCGAAAAGGAAGAAGAAACCTCTGCTGAAGAGCCAACAGAAGACAAAACCGATAACAAAGacaaggaaaatgaaaatgaggagaagaaggagaaggagacgCCTGCCGAAGAGACGGAAGCTTCAGCGGAGAAAACCCCAACACCGgatgtggcagaggcagaaaatACTAACCAAGTCACGCCCAAAAAGGCGACAGAGAAGCCAGCAAGTGAGGAGGAAATCTTGGATCTGGTAGCCGCCGGCCCACCCACCGATCCCGACGACGATGAGGTGatgaaggagaaggagaaggccgTCGAAGAGGAGTGCAAGAAGCAGGCCGCCGAACTGAAGGCCCGCTTCCCCGATCTCGAGGTCATCCAGCCCGCCACCGTCAAGCAGCAGAAGCTCGAGAAACCGAAGCTGGAGATGTGCATGATTCGCTGGTTCAAGGATTTCGCACTGGAGCGCCGCATCGCCCACATTGTCACGTGTGTGGAGGCCAACAAGTGGCCGGTGGACAGCAAGTACAGTGCCTTCGCCAGCTGCAAGGGTGCCACCGATCTGAACATCGCCCTGCACGAGTCGATACCCCATCTGATGAACAGCGTAGAGCGGCGACGCTCGACCACACCCGATGTCATCACCATCACGACGGATCAGGGCGTCACGAAGCATCTGCAGGCATCGCAAATGCAGCTGTCAAATGtggctgccagcagcagcatcagcagctccACCGGGGGGGGACAACCCTCTTCGGGGATTGGATCATCCCTGAAGCAGTCGACGGCGCATACGCACACGCCCACGCTGCCCGGTCTCGATGCCAATAGCATCAATGCGGCAGTGGCTGCCGCTGTGGCCGCCGCAGCGTCTGGTGGGAATCCCACGTCGCTGTCATCCCTGCTGCCAGGCATGTCCCTGAGCGCAGCCACCGGCTCCTCAGGAGGCTCCAGCAGTGTCGGCGTCGGTGGCGGCTTAAATGTCCCCAGTGGCATGTCCTCCAGCGCTGGCAAGAAGCGCAAGCGTCACATTGCCATCGACGTGGAGACGGAACGGGCAAAGCTGCACGCCCTGCTCAACAGCTCAACAA TGGCACCAAAAGATTGGGAGAGTGAAATAGCCAACATGGAGGCTTTgacaggcactggcactggctctggacGTGGACGAGGCGGAGGATCCTCCTCGGCTGCCCTGAGTGGCATGCAACCGCCGCCGGCGCATCAGCATACCTCGCTCTCGCGACAGCAATCGTCCGGGCAATTCAGCAAGCCCGCTGTGCCGGCAATGAAGACGCCACCACCATCCATGGGGGCACCCATGGATTTGTCCTCAAG TCTACCCAAAATGAACATGACGGAAATGCTCAAGTCCGCCTCCAGTGCGGGGGCCATTGATCTAAGTGAAGTGCAGGACTTTTCCATGCCCTCGCGAAAGTCCAGTGTCCATGCGGCCCTAAGCTCCGCCTTCCCCTCCTCGATGGGTGGCAGCAAGAGCAAGCTGGATGATACGCTCAACAAGTTGATGAAAAAGAATAATTGC ACCATTGAGGAGCCAGTGATTGGCAAAGAGAAGAAGCGCAAGAAGCTGGATGAGATCGTTTTGGGTCTCTCGGCTGCCAAGGAGCAAAAGACCTTCCCGGATCCATCGTTGCCATCCTCGAAGAAGCCCCAGATTCCGCCGAGCGTCTCGGTGACGCCTGCCAATATGCAATCTTCgtccagccagcagcagcaatcgaaCCAGAAACCCTTCACCATCACTGTGACCACAGTGCCCGGAA AGTCCAAGGGCGGATCAtccggaggcggcggcggcggcgcaaGCTCCtcgggcagcagcggcggcggaggcTTGAGCGCCCTGCAGAACATGGCCATGGGAGGACTGTCGTCGAAGGACAGCCTGAATGCCTTGCTCGCACAGACAATGGCCACCGATCCGCAGACGTTCCtcaagcaacagcagaagatGATGCAAttcctgccccctgcccagCGCAAGGCCTACGAGAACATGCTCGCCGAAATGGAGCAGGCGATGAAGCTCAGCTCCAAGTACTCCAACTCCCCCCACGACACCAAGGTCAACAAATGGCTCTCGGACATGACCAGTCCACTGAGCGATCAGTTAAGCATTGACTATgtcggcggtggtggtggcggcggcggtggcaacAGCAGTGCTGGTGGCTCCTCCAACAGTCGCCGTTCCAAtcgaggcggcggcggcagctccCAGCAATCTGCAAGTGCGGCACAGCtccaaaagcagcagcaacagcagcagcagcaacaacagcagcaacagcagcagcagcaacaacaacagcagcagcaacagcagcagcaacaacagcagcagcagcaacagcagtcgaTGGCCGGGCCACAGAACCTCACGGGAGaggagccagtgccagtgatAAACAAGCAAACGGGCAAGCGCCTGGGCGGCAACAAGGCGCCGCAACTGAAACGACTAATGCAATG GCTCACGGACAATCCCAACTATGAGGTGGATCCCAAATGGCTCGAACAAATGCAGAATCCCATGTCTGCGCCCTCGCCAAAACCCAGCTCCATGGACAGCTATGGTTCGCCGGCTGTGAAGTCGCATGGCGGTCGACCCTCTTCCAATTCCAGCAACGCTTCTTCGTCGTCCCAtaaccaacagcagcaacagcagcagcagcaacaacagcaacagcagcagcagagtgcCGCTCAATCGTCGGCTGGAAATCAATCGAGCCAATCGAAGAAGTCGTCGCGTCAACAGtcggctgcggcggctgcctTGGATCAGGCGGCGTTGCAGTTCAGCTCGCTGGCAGGGCTCAATCCCAGTCTGTTGGCCAATCTGCCGGGACTGGGCGGCTTCGATCCGAAGAATCCCCTGGCGGCCTTTGATCCCAAGAATCCGCTGCTGTCGATGCCCTTCGGGGGCATGCCTGGAATGGCGAATCTACCCGGATTGGGCAATCTGAACAACATGAATCTGTTTGCCAGTCTCGCGGGCATGGGAGGATTGGGAAATCTGGCGGGCATGGACGCCAATTCGCTGGCTGCGctcatggctgctgctgggccaaCCCTGGGGGGCCTCACAGGCACCTCGGGCGGGGGTTCCGGCAAGAGTCAGTCGCAGGTCggtggtggcggaggcggcaactcctcctcgtccagcaagaagaagcaacagcagcagagcgagGCGGCGCAACTGGCGgccgcggcagcagccgctgcagcagtAAATGCTGGCGGTGGTTCATCcggcggcggtggaggaggaCAAGGAGGCAAGAATTCGGCAGCATCGCAAGCATCCCAATTGGCCGCCGGCTTTCCGTTCCTCTTCCCCAACCCGTCGCTGCTGTACCCGCCCATGGGACTGGGTGGCCTCAATCCGTACTCCCTGGGATCGAGTGGCCTCGGCTCGGCCTACGACCAGCTGGCCCAGCAGTACAACCTCCTCAACGGAGTGGCGGCCACCTCGTCGGCGGCCAACACCTCCTCGACGCAGTCCAAGTCGCACCAGTCGCAGTCCAAGTCGAGCAACTCGCGCAACTCCTCGGCTGCGGCGAATGCCGCCGCCTCCAACTCGGCGGCCAATCTGATGAATGCGATGGCCAGCATGAGCGGTGGCCAGAATGTGGCCAGCACCGTGACGACACCGTCCAGCTCCAGTTCGGGACGCGGCAGGCAATCGAGCAGCCGCAATGCCCAGGCGACGCCCACCGCGGCGGACATGGCCCAGTTGAGCAGCCTCCTGATGCCTGGAGCGGATCCCCATCTGCTGGAGTCGCTCAGCCGGATGAGCAGCATGGATCTGGCCCAGGCCACGCGTCTGATGAGCTCCCTGGGGATGCCACCGCTACCGACGCCCTCGAGCAGCGGCAGTTCGAGTGCCAGCAGCAAGCGggcggccgctgccgccgcggCCAACGAAGCCAACGCCGCCAATGCCGCAGCGCAGGCGGAGAAGATGGCcgccaaggagcagcagaagtggTTCGAGAGCCTTGCACGCGGAGCCCTGCCCACGGATCTGGCCGCACTGCAGGCCTTCTCACAGGGCAAGATGCCCTCCACGTCCTCATCCTCGGGAGGGGGCAACTCGTCGTCCAGCAAGAGCTCCAAGTCCGCCTcgaatgcagcagcagctgcagcagcggcggcggctgcggcagccgcACAACTGCCACAGATTCCGGGAATGTCGAGCGACTTTTCGCAGGCATTCCTCGCTGAGATGGCCGCCCAGGCGATGGCGGCGGCCGGTGGCTCCCTGCCATTGAGTGGTCCCGGATCGTTGGCCTCACTCGCGGGTTTGACTGGAGGATCCCAGGGCAACAGCTCGTCCGGTGGCAACAGCAACTCCTCTGCATCGAAGCGGCAGCGGGAGCAGGATGCCTTCAAGCAACAGATGGACTACTACACCAAGACCCTGGGTCTGGGATCGGGGATATCGCTGATACCTACGTCCTCGTCGGGCGGCAGCTCCAGCAGTTCGGCCaatgcggcggctgctgcctaTGCCGCTGCCCTCGACGCGGAGCAGCAACAccatcaacaacagcagcagcaacaacaacagcagcaacagaagtcGAAGCGATCCCGCAGCGAGATGCATCACACGAAGGAGGAGCTGGccaatgccgccgccgccttggCTGCCGGACTGCCGCTGAATCTGGGGGCCAGCATGAGCAGCATTGAGAAGAGCCTGAGGGcgggcagcagctccagcagcagctccacgcCAGCTCCCATGTCCGTGGAGCAGGACAAGGTGACCCTGACGCCCCTAAACTCTGGCGGAGGAGGATCCTCCTCATCGAACGCGGCAGCTGCTGGCCTGGCGGCCAATCTGCCGTCGCAGACTACCATCACCATAGCGCCGCCCATCAGCAGTGGAGCCAGCACAAGCAGCGAGCGCTCCGAACGCTCAGAGTCCCGCATATCCCTGACCATCACGAATGCGGCGGATGCCGCCAAGCTACCGCCACCCTACGAGGAGGCCGACGAGCTGATCATCCAGCCGATACTCAAGAAGCCAGCGGCACCCGGAAGCAGTCACGGCGGCAGTATCGAGGATCTCGATGCTGTTGGCAACACATCGGCGGCCAACCTCAGTGGTTCATCCTCATCATCGGCCgccgcggctgctgcagcggccgcCGAGGAGAATCGCCGGTCTTCCAATCGCCTGAAGCGACCACGCTCTGGCAACGACCAGGCGGCCGCCATGGAACAGCCGCCCGAGAAGCGGCGTGAACTACGGTCCACCCGGCATACGCGCCAGTCGGCGGATGCCGCTACACTGAACCTGTCGGCGGGCAGCGAATCGGAGGACCGGAACGAATGA